Proteins encoded in a region of the Candidatus Nanosynbacter sp. HMT-352 genome:
- a CDS encoding cation-translocating P-type ATPase, whose protein sequence is MLFYNLSIDETLKKLGSHGNGLTVSEVKKYQKKFGENVIKIQSEPLWRKIIEPFADIFSLVLMLAAIVSIIHNEIIDAVIIIIILVISAIIFYVQRFSTDRVLRSLSRHDAQKIDVLRSGKIISIDSSKLVPGDIVNLSEGEKVPADIRLMKAINLRIDESQLTGESIPISKNSDKLDGEQQIYERTNMLFQGSFVVSGMATGVVTAIGNQTEFGNLASLSKKEITKSPVQQKIDKLIARIITIISAVGAVAFCLSLLRGMDVLDSLRFVIALSVSAVPESLPIAISVVLVLGMRRMAKKKALVHQMRAIETIGVITTIATDKTGTLTKNLLTVQETWTLKKHNNLPELMTYFVNHGDSKSHDPLDIALDNFSRKNNTKARGLPAAELPFNQEFSMSATIWHNGVNYKIYYKGAPEEIIKRCKLTTTDLKLAKKSITDLTSKGYRVVGLATSENSEIPTDFSKISHQKLQFTGLVAVADVLRPEASRAIKSAISAGVSVRMITGDHFETAYQIGKKLGMVENREEVFDCREMSKMTDDQLDMIIKQTKVFSRVIPEQKYRILTILKRHNITAMTGDGVNDVPALSGADVGIAMGSGSHIAKDAGAIILLDDNFKTIIDAMREGRTIIANIRRMLFYLLSTNTGELITMIGALLIGIKTPLEPVQILWVNLVTDTSMVIPLGLEPAEKNIMKQLPKNIDAPILDKVMVWRMAVAAGTMAAIALITYVFFEKHYGHNYAQTLAFISLVVSQWANAFNARSDQDSVFTRLKVMNRGFYIGIAMSLTLQALVLFGPLGEILHIHKVDIAHIVVVNLLALTIPIATSEIHKWWTRRKLAGRVL, encoded by the coding sequence ATGCTTTTCTACAATTTATCAATCGACGAAACATTGAAGAAGCTAGGGTCGCACGGTAACGGCCTAACAGTAAGTGAGGTAAAAAAATACCAGAAGAAATTTGGAGAAAACGTTATCAAGATCCAAAGTGAACCACTTTGGCGAAAAATCATTGAGCCATTTGCTGACATTTTTTCGCTAGTATTAATGTTGGCGGCAATTGTTAGTATTATTCACAATGAAATCATCGACGCTGTTATTATAATTATAATATTGGTTATTTCCGCTATCATTTTTTACGTGCAACGATTTTCAACCGATCGAGTACTTAGGAGCTTGTCTCGACACGATGCACAAAAAATCGATGTTTTAAGATCTGGAAAAATCATCTCCATCGATAGCTCAAAACTAGTTCCAGGCGATATTGTCAATTTATCTGAGGGAGAGAAAGTTCCAGCCGACATTCGATTGATGAAAGCGATAAATCTTCGCATTGACGAATCTCAATTAACCGGCGAATCAATTCCAATTAGTAAAAATAGTGATAAGTTAGACGGCGAGCAACAAATTTACGAGCGCACAAATATGCTTTTCCAAGGCTCATTTGTAGTATCTGGAATGGCAACAGGAGTAGTTACGGCAATTGGCAATCAAACAGAATTTGGGAATCTAGCTTCACTATCCAAAAAAGAAATCACCAAAAGCCCAGTTCAGCAAAAAATTGATAAACTAATAGCCAGAATTATTACGATTATTAGTGCCGTGGGTGCTGTAGCGTTTTGTTTAAGTTTATTGCGCGGAATGGACGTTCTAGATAGTCTAAGGTTTGTTATTGCACTTTCAGTAAGCGCTGTACCGGAAAGTCTACCAATTGCTATTTCTGTAGTGCTGGTCCTAGGAATGCGACGAATGGCGAAAAAGAAAGCATTAGTTCATCAAATGCGTGCAATTGAAACTATTGGCGTAATCACTACTATCGCAACAGATAAAACCGGAACTCTCACTAAAAACCTATTAACAGTACAAGAAACATGGACTCTTAAAAAACATAATAATCTTCCAGAATTAATGACATATTTTGTCAATCACGGCGATAGCAAAAGTCATGACCCGTTAGATATCGCACTAGATAATTTTTCTCGAAAAAATAACACAAAGGCACGTGGATTACCTGCAGCAGAATTACCGTTCAATCAAGAATTCTCAATGTCTGCCACAATCTGGCACAATGGTGTGAACTATAAAATATATTATAAAGGCGCACCAGAAGAAATTATCAAACGCTGCAAGTTAACAACAACAGATCTAAAACTTGCCAAAAAATCCATCACTGACCTAACGTCAAAAGGCTATCGAGTGGTAGGCTTGGCGACTAGTGAAAATTCAGAAATACCGACCGACTTTTCTAAAATATCACACCAAAAATTACAATTCACAGGACTCGTGGCGGTGGCTGACGTCTTGCGCCCAGAGGCTTCTCGTGCTATAAAATCGGCAATTTCAGCTGGCGTTTCGGTTCGAATGATCACTGGAGATCACTTTGAAACGGCATATCAAATTGGCAAAAAGCTAGGTATGGTTGAGAACCGAGAGGAGGTTTTTGACTGCCGAGAAATGTCAAAAATGACCGATGACCAATTAGATATGATAATTAAACAAACAAAGGTTTTTTCACGCGTCATACCGGAGCAGAAGTATCGTATTTTAACAATTTTAAAACGTCATAATATTACTGCCATGACTGGGGATGGAGTAAATGACGTTCCAGCTTTATCTGGAGCGGACGTGGGAATTGCTATGGGTTCAGGATCACATATCGCGAAAGATGCTGGTGCAATAATCCTTTTGGATGACAATTTCAAGACGATCATTGATGCTATGCGGGAAGGTAGAACGATTATTGCCAATATAAGGCGAATGTTGTTTTATCTACTGTCAACCAACACGGGTGAGCTGATTACAATGATAGGCGCGCTGCTAATTGGTATTAAAACACCCCTAGAGCCTGTACAGATTTTATGGGTCAATTTAGTTACCGACACGTCAATGGTAATTCCGCTCGGACTGGAACCTGCCGAAAAAAATATTATGAAACAGCTACCAAAGAATATCGACGCACCAATCTTAGATAAGGTTATGGTTTGGCGAATGGCTGTAGCTGCTGGAACTATGGCAGCAATAGCCCTGATTACTTATGTATTCTTTGAAAAGCATTACGGACACAATTACGCACAAACTCTGGCATTCATCTCCCTGGTGGTCAGTCAATGGGCAAATGCATTTAATGCTCGCAGCGACCAAGATTCCGTCTTCACACGCCTAAAAGTAATGAACCGAGGGTTTTATATTGGAATAGCAATGTCACTAACACTGCAGGCTTTGGTATTATTCGGACCACTTGGTGAAATCTTACACATTCATAAGGTTGACATTGCTCATATCGTTGTTGTTAACCTGTTGGCGCTAACCATTCCAATTGCCACCAGCGAAATCCATAAATGGTGGACCAGACGAAAATTAGCTGGTAGAGTGTTATAA